Genomic DNA from Mus caroli chromosome 8, CAROLI_EIJ_v1.1, whole genome shotgun sequence:
NNNNNNNNNNNNNNNNNNNNNNNNNNNNNNNNNNNNNNNNNNNNNNNNNNNNNNNNNNNNNNNNNNNNNNNNNNNNNNNNNNNNNNNNNNNNNNNNNNNNNNNNNNNNNNNNNNNNNNNNNNNNNNNNNNNNNNNNNNNNNNNNNNNNNNNNNNNNNNNNNNNNNNNNNNNNNNNNNNNNNNNNNNNNNNNNNNNNNNNNNNNNNNNNNNNNNTATTATTTTGGGATAAACAAGAATATAAAGGTTATGGTTTAATAGCAGTATATAGGTGTGCCAAATTGAAAGGTGGTCAACTTGAACAAGTTAGAATCCTCTAGGAagaaatctcagttgagaaaatgcccctataGGCAAGCTTNTACCACCTGGGTAgcaacccaccctggcacctgAAGTCACTCCAGGACTAGGCACANCCTCCCCCACTGAAGCTAGACAAGNCAGCTCacttaggggaacaggatccataggCAAACAGCAGAGTCAGAGTAAGGCCTAGCttcagttgttggaggacccatATAAAGACcatgctgcacatctgttacatgtgcgcagggggcctaggtccagcccctgtaCGCAttttggttgatggtccagtctctggaagctcccaaggttccaggctagttgactgttggtcttcctgtggtgtcccTATCGCCTCtaggttcctcaatccttcccagttatgttttattgcagcaatagtaCTCAAAACCACGACAACCACACATCTGGCCACTCTGGTGAGTCACCCTCATTCTTTGCAAGGGACTTAGTATACTTTTTGAGCTGGGACTTTAGGCTGTGCCGCNCACAGTCTGCTTAGTACACATGTGTTCAATGCAGAGGACAAGCTGGAGAGTAGAGTTTACTGGAGGAATATCCCATGCTTCCGTTCACAGAGANCCTTCCTTGCTCTTATCTAGTGGGCTCTCTTGGCAGTGATAGAATTTCACTGGTTTACTCTCTGATTATCTTAAGTGAAAATCTACATTATCACAAAAAGACTGGTCGGGCATGGTACCTCGCCCCTTTAAGCtatagggaggcagaggcaggtggatctttgagttcaaacaCAGCCTACtctacatagtaagctccaggatagccagaactgcCCTGTCtcaagagggaggagagagagcctAAAGCACTGNCTGTTATCATCAGTCCCACGGTGCAGACCTGTGAGCCGTCTGTCTTCCCTAGGGTGTCCGTCCGGGTGAAGCTGCCCACCAGGTTATTTTATCCACATTCCTGGAAAGTGCTGAAGCCCCACTTTAGGCCGGTTAATAATGATGCTCTTGTTCAGAGGCTGGCTCAGGGAAAGCCAGATGGCCTGGAGGCTTGCTGGGGGTCAATCTACTTCATTAGACACCAAGCTAAGAACTGTCCGGAGACTCTTCTACCACACGCGTGACATTTAAGAGTGGCTTTGTTAGTTGTGACTTTCTTCGGTTATGAATGAAAGANNNNNNNNNNNNNNNNNNNNNNNNNNNNNNNNNNNNNNNNNNNNNNNNNNNNNNNNNNNNNNNNNNNNNNNNNNNNNNNNNNNNNNNNNNNNNNNNNNNNNNNNNNNNNNNNNNNNNNNNNNNNNNNNNNNNNNNNNNNNNNNNNNNNNNNNNNNNNNNNNNNNNNNNNNNNNNNNNNNNNNNNNNNNNNNNNNNNNNNNNNNNNNNNNNNNNNNNNNNNNNNNNNNNNNNNNNNNNNNNNNNNNNNNNNNNNNNNNNNNNNNNNNNNNNNNNNNNNNNNNNNNNNNNNNNNNNNNNNNNNNNNNNNNNNNNNNNNNNNNNNNNNNNNNNNNNNNNNNNNNNNNNNNNNNNNNNNNNNNNNNNNNNNNNNNNNNNNNNNNNNNNNNNNNNNNNNNNNNNNNNNNNNNNNNNNNNNNNNNNNNNNNNNNNNNNNNNNNNNNNNNNNNNNNNNNNNNNNNNNNNNNNNNNNNNNNNNNNNNNNNNNNNNNNNNNNNNNNNNNNNNNNNNNNNNNNNNNNNNNNNNNNNNNNNNNNNNNNNNNNNNNNNNNNNNNNNNNNNNNNNNNNNNNNNNNNNNNNNNNNNNNNNNNNNNNNNNNNNNNNNNNNNNNNNNNNNNNNNNNNNNNNNNNNNNNNNNNNNNNNNNNNNNNNNNNNNNNNNNNNNNNNNNNNNNNNNNNNNNNNNNNNNNNNNNNNNNNNNNNNNNNNNNNNNNNNNNNNNNNNNNNNNNNNNNNNNNNNNNNNNNNNNNNNNNNNNNNNNNNNNNNNNNNNNNNNNNNNNNNNNNNNNNNNNNNNNNNNNNNNNNNNNNNNNNNNNNNNNNNNNNNNNNNNNNNNNNNNNNNNNNNNNNNNNNNNNNNNNNNNNNNNNNNNNNNNNNNNNNNNNNNNNNNNNNNNNNNNNNNATGCCACAGCCTTACCATGCCTAGGGGATGCGCCTGGGCAGCAGCTTCCGATTTTGAAAGGGATCCATTTCAAGAACCCCAGTGAATAGTACTGtatcatttacacacacacacacacacacacacacacacagagtttagtAGCACTGAGGAGCAATTATGTTGTAATAAAGTCGATGGTTTCTGTTACTGTCCTCGACCCACCCTCCTGCTTTTGGTGAGAGGATAGAATGCCTACATGAGGAAGGGGGTAAATTACTCAAAAGCTTTGGCCACCGCTTTCACGTAAGTCTGAGGTATAGTGTTGGTTATCTGATAAGTGAGATTGTACACTGTTGGTCACAACAGTGCAGGATTAANAAGTACTCTtgaggtatttattttatgtgtatgagtgtatgtatgcatgttattATGAATAACTTGCAAGTTATTTCTAGATTTTGTATCTTAGGCCATGGATGACTGCAGGTCACACACTGAAAAGTGAAGGCAGATGAGTGGGAGCCACTGCACATTAAGGGAGATACGAATTAGTCTGACGTGTCTTTCCAAACGAGGTGCTGAGCGGTTGGTGAAGCCTCACATTTGTGGCAAATACATTCAGTGATGTGGAAGAAAGCAACAGATATGAGCTTTACAGAAAAGCCCAGGCTTTAAAGAGGGCGAATGAGGTTGGGGTGCCacgagaaggctgaggcagaatctGCATGAGCAGAGCCTTGTGTAAAGGAAAGCTTGGGTTGCATGAGGACAGTACCCAATACCAGAGAGGAATATGGTCTCAACCTTATGTAGTCNCTCGATGACTAAGGCTAAGGAATGCTGCCGCCCTTCTACACCACTGGTCAGNATGTCAGGATGTGTCACAAGCTGGGCTGGGCTTCAATGGCTCCTCTACCTCTGGAGTTCTCGAGGCAGATACAGTGANATTGTTGATTTAAAAATACTACACAGTGGTATGGGTCTGGTTTATTTCAAACGTCATAGGCTAAAGTGTATTCCTTTGAAATTCATACATGTAAGCTATAACTTCTGGTATCTGGGATGAGACTGTGGAGGAAGGCTTTTAAGAAGGTACGTAAGGATAAGTGAGGCCATTAAGGGGTAAGCCCTCAGTTAATCTGACCAGTGTTCTGATAAGAGGATACCAAAACACAGGTGGGTTTGAGTGACCTTACAAAGAGGTTACTTCTTGCCTTTGGCCATGCAGgacacaaagaaggaaacacGAAAGGGGACAAGTTCTTTCTCGACACCAAATCTTCTGGTGCCTTGGTCTTGGCCTTCCAGCTGCCCAAAATGTGAGCTATTCAAACACAGGACAGCGTTCCATACTACAGGACTCCTGGTGTAGCACCCATGTTAGGGCAAGGGATAAGTTCTCGGGGCACTGCTCTGTGTGTGGCCTAGGAACACTGAACTCAGTAAACAAGGTGGGAGCTGGGTTAGAGAAAGGTTTGCTTTGGCTTGGCAATTTGGTCTCCTTAGACTTAACTGTATCATATCAGGCTGTGGTAGAGGGATATGCATTCACNGACGGACAACTCANACACACTCAACTGGCTGACCGTCACAATAGAACTGATAAGCCCTttcctgaggcaggagactgtTTCCTAGCTTCCGTCTTAGCCATGAATTCTGAAACCTATGAGCTCTGGGAGGCCTGCTTCCCTAGAGCTCAGAAAGGCCCAGGACCCCCACCCTCACACCCCGGCAGCGGCTCAGACAGTGTGTGGCTGAATAAAGGGAGGAGTCTGAATCTGTGTAAGAGCCCTGAGTCCACTCCAACTCTCAGGACACAGAACACTGCTGAAACAGTAATCCTGACATCTCtggttacttttgtttttaaccagAACCCTCCCTACTTCTATTCGCTCTGTTGCTTCTCTGCACACTGAGAGGGAGAGGATTCTAAGTCTCTGAAAGTGTCTGGGGTACACACTATGATCCTGATCTCTTACCTGCCCTCAAGAGGTCCACCTTCTGCAGGTTGGGAGGCATGTGCTTTAAGGCAACGTTTTTAAAGTGGGTCTCCGTGTGGTCCATATACCTGGAACAAAGAATTCCAATGGCTGTGGTGTGCACAAACAGGAGTGAGCAAGGTACTGGCTGACAACTGGAGACGGGGCTCTACGTTTCCTGATCACTTACTCTTTGGCAAAGGCAAACTCCTCCGGAGACAGGCTGGAAGGCTCCCCCTCAGCGCGCACTTTCTCCTTCTCTAGGATGTGAGGGAAAAACTTCTCTATCtgtgaagagaaataaaaatcacgAAGATCTATCACTCAGGAGTCATATGCCTGTGTTCCGCTTTCCTTATGGCAATGCTGAGGACTGAGCTCAGTGTCGTGCGCATGCTAGCTCCCTGTCACTGAGCTAGCCTAGACccagttttattttgtgtatttgcctgcgtgtgtgcgtgtgtgcgtgcattcgTGCGAGTGCAGctatgtatgtgcacacgtgaACGAGCCAGAAGACATGAGCCTTGCGCTTCCTCAGCTATCGCTGACCCTgatttttgagacattgtctctgcctggcctggaacaaGCTGAATGAAGTTGTTGCTAACTTGAAGGCTGACATCAAAGGgctacagaaatggctcagtggttaagagcatttattgcTCTCGCAAAGGaactgggttcaatttccagtacccacacgaTAGCTCAgagcatctgtaacttcagttccatggAGCCCAGCGTGACNCTCCGACCTCCANGGACACCAGACACAGACACCGTGACTAGACCTACACGCCAGGGAAACACTCaacgcagcagcagcagcagcgaaaTGGACAAGAAGCCAGGAGAACGGCTTTGTGGTGGTACAGCACctgtctagcatgtgcaaggtccaGATCCCCAGGTACTAGGGGGTTAAAAAATAAATCCCACTAACAGCAAGACTCTAAGAATTCAAAGAAAGAGACATTCTAAGACTCCCCAAAAGAAAGGCAATTCAAAGAGGAAAGCTTTggtaaagaaattcagaaaacataaatatatctgatgccaaggaagagagaagctattatttaatatttaatgtagaGGTATCTTCTCAGGAGCTGAAACCTACAAAAAGCTGAAAATATGTATACAGaatacacagatacaaaaatgacatttaattgtTGGAGTATCTCCAGAAATGAAATATACAGCTTGAAACAGTAGCGAGACTTAAAAAAGGTCAACATCAACAAGACCAGAgcaaactcaaaaataaaacaaaatgacaaatgcCTCCCGCACAAAAAGNNNNNNNNNNNNNNNNNNNNNNNNNNNNNNNNNNNNNNNNNNNNNNNNNNNNNNNNNNNNNNNNNNNNNNNNNNNNNNNNNNNNNNNNNNNNNNNNNNNNNNNNNNNNNNNNNNNNNNNNNNNNNNNNNNNNNNNNNNNNNNNNNNNNNNNNNNNNNNNNNNNNNNNNNNNNNNNNNNNNNNNNNNNNNNNNNNNNNNNNNNNNNNNNNNNNNNNNNNNNNNNNNNNNNNNNNNNNNNNNNNNNNNNNNNNNNNNNNNNNNNNNNNNNNNNNNNNNNNNNNNNNNNNNNNNNNNNNNNNNNNNNNNNNNNNNNNNNNNNNNNNNNNNNNNNNNNNNNNNNNNNNNNNNNNNNNNNNNNNNNNNNNNNNNNNNNNNNNNNNNNNNNNNNNNNNNNNNNNNNNNNNNNNNNNNNNNNNNNNNNNNNNNNNNNNNNNNNNNNNNNNNNNNNNNNNNNNNNNNNNNNNNNNNNNNNNNNNNNNNNNNNNNNNNNNNNNNNNNNNNNNNNNNNNNNNNNNNNNNNNNNNNNNNNNNNNNNNNNNNNNNNNNNNNNNNNNNNNNNNNNNNNNNNNNNNNNNNNNNNNNNNNNNNNNNNNNNNNNNNNNNNNNNNNNNNNNNNNNNNNNNNNNNNNNNNNNNNNNNNNNNNNNNNNNNNNNNNNNNNNNNNNNNNNNNNNNNNNNNNNNNNNNNNNNNNNNNNNNNNNNNNNNNNNNNNNNNNNNNNNNNNNNNNNNNNNNNNNNNNNNNNNNNNNNNNNNNNNNNNNNNNNNNNNNNNNNNNNNNNNNNNNNNNNNNNNNNNNNNNNNNNNNNNNNNNNNNNNNNNNNNNNNNNNNNNNNNNNNNNNNNNNNNNNNNNNNNNNNNNNNNNNNNNNNNNNNNNNNNNNNNNNNNNNNNNNNNNNNNNNNNNNNNNNNNNNNNaaaaaacaacaaaaaaacaaaacccacaaatagacatgtgtaataaaaaaaacaaaagctgctgagtgtggtaactcacacctttaatctcagcacaaggTAATCTGAGGCAGGCAaatccttgagtttgaggctatccctGTCTGTGTTGCGAGTTCCACACTAGCCAGGGGTACATAATAAGACCTCTCCCAAAAGATACTCCCCGCCCTCCAATAAACAAANcctacaaaaacaataaaaagcataTAGTCCAGTNGAGAGATGTCTATCTGAGAGAAGTTTCTGGTAACATACTCTTAATGGCTCAGTCTCATTAATAAGTCAGATATAAATTTTTATTGCATATGCATCAAAACTGATGACAAGGTATGAAAAGATAGCTAGTATTTTCAGTGACAAGATCAGGATTCAGAGTCTAGGATAACAGCCCAACTTAAGAAGCTCACATTTAATAGGTNGGAGAGATGTTCAATGGCTGAGAGTACTTGCTGGTCTtttggaggacccaggtttggttcccagcacccacatggggacttgcaagcatctgtaactccagttccagggatctgatgccctcttctggcctctgaaggtacTGTGCATTCACATGGCCCCAGatacgcaggcaaaacactcatatacacacaaacattctgGAGGCACGAGAGACCNTGCCCACCTCAGCAGGCATTCTTTTTACAATGTCTATTATTGTgcatgctgaggtcagaggactatAGGACAGCAAGTCTTCATCGTCCGTCTGACAGATTCTCAGTGACTGGAACTGGCCAGGCAGCTGTCTCACACAGACCTCCATCTTCATGACTGACTCTTTCCACTGCCAGCAAGCACCACACCATCAAGTAAGTCAGACCTGGGGCACGCTGCCTTTTTCTGGGCTTATCTCACCTACAGTTTCCACTACATGTCCCAGAATGGACTCGCCTCAGTCCCTGGCTACTACGATGCTAGGCTCCTATAACCTTCAGGCCCTCAGCTTCTTCCCATGCCATTCACATCCCGGCTTTACTGCATCAATGCAAGGCCCGTCAAACCTTCATGAGTCGGCACCGCAAATAGCTGCTGAGGACATAGCGGATCCTCTCCATCTCCATGCGATGGATGCTGACCTTCAGGTCCCCCTTCTTggctcttctgagattttcttcctaTTAGAAGAGAAATTTAAATCACGATGCTCAAACACTATGCACCATAAGCATTGGCAAAGTTGAGGACCTGAAAATTATGCAGTTTTAAGAAAACAGAACACTCTTAGGTATATAACTCATAACTACCCGTTAAAGATGACTGTTTGAATAGGATCTGAATACAGTCAGCCACAAGNGTACAGAACTCTGATCCAATTGTAaaggagagagaataaagcacACAGCAGAAATGTCTAAGGGCTCACAAACCAGTGTCATAACACTAGTTTGGGGACTTGGGAGATAGCTCCGTGGGTAAAGTGCGTGTTACTGGATGCATGAGAACCTCAGTTAGGCCAGGAGTGCTGGTgcgtgtctgtaaccccagcacgaATGCTGTaacaaaggaaggcagagacaggaacaattctggaagTTCCTGGGCCAGCTAGGCTGACATGCCCAGCAGTGAGCAACtaacagaccctgcctcaatgtgGAAGAGGAGAACTGACAGCCAGAGCTGTGTTGTGACCctcacacccatgtgcacacacctgaGAATCACACTACAAGACGCTGTAACACAGACACTGCACTGCTCTGACGGTGGGAATGACCTAAGCTCAGAGCATGCTAAGCTGAAGACCACATACTCAACTGTCAGGCAGGCTAAGGATGTAAGACAGGAGAGCTGCCAGGGATGGTGGGAAACAGAACAGCACAGTGGACGGGATGATACTTAGCTGCTGGGGCAAACCCTCTCATGTAGAGATGcagagtgtactggctggttttgtgtcaacttgacacagctggagttatcacagagaaaggagcttcagttgaggaaatgcctccatgagatccagctgtaaggcaNNNNNNNNNNNNNNNNNNNNNNNNNNNNNNNNNNNNNNNNNNNNNNNNNNNNNNNNNNNNNNNNNNNNNNNNNNNNNNNNNNNNNNNNNNNNNNNNNNNNNNNNNNNNNNNNNNNNNNNNNNNNNNNNNNNNNNNNNNNNNNNNNNNNNNNNNNNNNNNNNNNNNNNNNNNNNNNNNNNNNNNNNNNNNNNNNNNNNNNNNNNNNNNNNNNNNNNNNNNNNNNNNNNNNNNNNNNNNNNNNNNNNNNNNNNNNNNNNNNNNNNNNNNNNNNNNNNNNNNNNNNNNNNNNNNNNNNNNNNNNNNNNNNNNNNNNNNNNNNNNNNNNNNNNNNNNNNNNNNNNNNNNNNNNNNNNNNNNNNNNNNNNNNNNNNNNNNNNNNNNNNNNNNNNNNNNNNNNNNNNNNNNNNNNNNNNNNNNNNNNNNNNNNNNNNNNNNNNNNNNNNNNNNNNNNNNNNNNNNNNNNNNNNNNNNNNNNNNNNNNNNNNNNNNNNNNNNNNNNNNNNNNNNNNNNNNNNNNNNNNNNNNNNNNNNNNNNNNNNNNNNNNNNNNNNNNNNNNNNNNNNNNNNNNNNNNNNNNNNNNNNNNNNNNNNNNNNNNNNNNNNNNNNNNNNNNNNNNNNNNNNNNNNNNNNNNNNNNNNNNNNNNNNNNNNNNNNNNNNNNNNNNNNNNNNNNNNNNNNNNNNNNNNNNNNNNNNNNNNNNNNNNNNNNNNNNNNNNNNNNNNNNNNNNNNNNNNNNNNNNNNNNNNNNNNNNNNNNNNNNNNNNNNNNNNNNNNNNNNNNNNNNNNNNNNNNNNNNNNNNNNNNNNNNNNNNNNNNNNNNNNNNNNNNNNNNNNNNNNNNNNNNNNNNNNNNNNNNNNNNNNNNNNNNNNNNNNNNNNNNNNNNNNNNNNNNNNTTACTTCCCTAGTAGCAGGACACACTTCTTGGGGATCCTAACACATACCGAAGATGAGCTGAGACATCTACCCTACTGGAACAAACCACTTACTATCAGATTCGTGGCCTTTCTGCTGGGCGTCAGGTATTGTTGGACTAGCCAGACCACAACCTGTCAGCCACTGTAATAAACATAGATTTCAGTCTTTCGGTCGTTCCTTTAGAGAACCGTGACTGAGATAGCTGGTAACTATATTTTAAAGTGTTGGGCTGAGCCAAGCCAACAGACTCAGTGTCAGACCACACTTCACCTTGCTGATCAAATGCTTTCAGCTCTCTGTTCCTCTGCAGTCCAGAGANAAGTAACTCTTACCATGTGCTCAAGCTGTTCCATGACGCATTCGACAATCTCAGCCTTGCTTTCCAGGAGCTCAGGGGCAAACTTTTCATTCATCCAGGCCTAGAAAGCAACACAGGAGAAATGAGCGATCCTCACAATGGAGCAAAGCACACTAGAGACAGCTCCCAGGCCCATGAAAGCTGCAGGCGTCTCACGTAGAAGGCCCTCTGCTGGACGGGTACTCTGGAGAGAGCTCATGATGTATGGCAGccttcccatctcttcttttAGGAAGGGGCTTTTATTCAACTGAAGATTGTTTGGTTTACTTCTTTCATCACTATGGTAAGTTCTCAGGAATGCCACATGACACANGAGCCTTACCTGTCATCTAAGAGCATCAACTGGAACACCTTTCTACTTCCTTACCGATCCCGGCACCATcaagtttcttccttctttctccttttctgagaCAGCACACTGTGtagtctggcctggaactggctatgcagagcagactggcctcaatcccactggcctgcctctgccttctgagtaccaGCGTTAAAGGCACATGCCGCCCGCCACCCCTGGCTTACACTTACTCTTTctaaatactttcttttgttgttgctactgtATCTTTAGAAAAAGTGAGGGCGCTAATACAAACTCACCAGGATGGGACCTAACTCAGTGACTGGCGtccttttcagaaaacaaaatgttacCACAGACACAGCCAAGAGAGAAGACCAAGCAAAGACACCGGAGACGGCCACCACAGGCCaaggagagatggcccagaagaAACCATCCAGCCAATACACTGACCTCAGACTCTTACACACAGTAAAACCCTCNGTAAGCCACTCATCTGTNTGATTATACAGTCCTACCAAACAAATACAATCACTGAAATGAGAAACT
This window encodes:
- the Gins4 gene encoding DNA replication complex GINS protein SLD5, with product MTEVLDLHGQDSDGGSEEMVLTPAELIEKLEQAWMNEKFAPELLESKAEIVECVMEQLEHMEENLRRAKKGDLKVSIHRMEMERIRYVLSSYLRCRLMKIEKFFPHILEKEKVRAEGEPSSLSPEEFAFAKEYMDHTETHFKNVALKHMPPNLQKVDLLRAVYNLTYQITNTIPQTYVKAVAKAFE